One segment of Paramormyrops kingsleyae isolate MSU_618 chromosome 8, PKINGS_0.4, whole genome shotgun sequence DNA contains the following:
- the LOC111855235 gene encoding cysteine sulfinic acid decarboxylase isoform X2 — protein MSDQASQGCFSGAVPLLVSATSGTTVQGAFDPLDLIADVCENNGLWMHVDAAWGGSVLFSKKHRQLMKGIERADSVTWNPHKMLLTGLQCSAFLLKDTTNLLKHCHCANASYLFQQDKFYDVSLDTGDKSIQCGRKVDCLKLWLMWKAVGTRGLEGRVDQAFQNASYLVDKMKKREGFQLLNEPEFVNVCFWFIPPSLRGKQNIKDYQERLSKVAPVIKERMVREGSMMVGYQPQSRRVNFFRMVVLSPEITLQDMDFFLNEIERLGVDL, from the exons ATGTCTGATCAGGCATCACAAGGGTGTTTCTCG GGGGCTGTGCCTTTGTTAGTCAGCGCCACCTCTGGTACTACCGTGCAAGGCGCCTTTGACCCGCTGGACCTCATAGCGGACGTGTGTGAAAACAATGGCCTGTGGATGCATGTAGAT GCAGCATGGGGAGGAAGTGTGCTGTTCTCCAAGAAACACAGACAGCTGATGAAAGGAATCGAAAG GGCAGATTCAGTGACGTGGAACCCGCACAAGATGCTCCTCACAGGCCTGCAGTGCTCCGCTTTCCTGCTCAAAGACACCACG AATCTTCTGAAGCACTGCCACTGTGCGAATGCCAGTTACCTCTTCCAGCAAGACAAGTTCTATGACGTGAGTCTGGACACGGGGGATAAATCCATTCAGTGTGGCCGCAAGGTGGACTGCCTGAAGCTGTGGCTAATGTGGAAGGCGGTGGGCACGCGGGGTCTGGAGGGGCGTGTGGACCAAGCCTTCCAGAACGCCAG CTACCTTGTGGACAAGATGAAAAAGAGGGAAGGATTTCAACTTCTGAATGAA CCAGAGTTTGTGAATGTGTGCTTCTGGTTCATACCGCCAAGTCTCAGGGGAAAACAGAACATTAAGGACTACCAGGAAAGACTGTCCAAG GTGGCACCAGTCATAAAGGAGCGGATGGTTCGTGAGGGAAGTATGATGGTAGGCTATCAACCCCAGAGCAGACGAGTCAACTTTTTCCGCATGGTGGTCCTCTCCCCTGAGATCACCTTGCAAGACATGGACTTTTTTCTGAATGAAATTGAGCGGCTGGGAGTAGACTTGTAA